A portion of the Citrobacter rodentium NBRC 105723 = DSM 16636 genome contains these proteins:
- the hypF gene encoding carbamoyltransferase HypF — MATTNHSGVQLRIRGKVQGVGFRPFVWQLAQQLRLHGDVCNDGDGVVVRLLEEPATFIRELHQHCPPLARIDSVEQATFIWRQQPAEFTIRQSAGGAMNTQIVPDAATCPACLEEMNTPGERRYRYPFINCTHCGPRFTIIRAMPYDRPYTVMAAFPLCPQCDQEYRDPYDRRFHAQPVACPLCGPHLQWRSGDAYAEKEAALTAAAEVLKAGGIVAVKGIGGFHLACDARNPDAVATLRARKRRPAKPLAVMLPDDGGLPTAARELLNAPAAPIVLIDKRYVASLCAEIAPGLSEVGVMLPANPLQHLLMQALNCPLVMTSGNLSGRPPAMSNAQAMEDLQAIADGFLLHNRDIVQRMDDSVVRESGEMLRRSRGYVPDALALPPGFHDLPPMLCLGADLKNTFCLLRGGQAVLSQHLGDLSDDGIQGQWREALRLIQNIYDFTPERVVRDAHPGYVSGQWASEMNLPTESVLHHHAHAAACLAEHGWPLDGGDVIALTLDGIGMGEAGALWGGECLRVNYRECEHLGGLPAVALPGGDLAARQPWRNLLAHCLRFVPDWQQYPQTAMLQQQNWPVLARAIERGLNAPLASSCGRLFDAVAAALECTPVSLSYEGEAACALEALATQCDEVTHPVTLPLSGNQLDLATFWRQWLNWQATPAARAWAFHDALAQGFAALMRERAAARGIATLAFSGGVMHNRLLRARLAFYLSDFELLFPQQLPAGDGGLSFGQGVIAAARWLASQK, encoded by the coding sequence ATGGCAACAACCAACCACTCCGGCGTACAGTTACGCATTCGGGGCAAAGTGCAGGGCGTCGGTTTCCGGCCCTTTGTCTGGCAATTGGCGCAACAGCTGCGCCTGCACGGCGATGTCTGTAACGATGGCGACGGCGTGGTGGTCCGCCTGCTGGAAGAGCCGGCGACCTTTATCCGCGAACTGCATCAGCACTGCCCGCCGCTGGCGCGCATCGACAGCGTAGAGCAGGCGACGTTTATCTGGAGGCAGCAGCCTGCGGAATTCACCATCCGTCAGAGCGCGGGCGGTGCGATGAACACGCAAATCGTGCCGGATGCCGCCACCTGTCCGGCATGTCTTGAAGAAATGAATACCCCCGGCGAACGGCGCTATCGCTATCCTTTCATCAACTGCACCCACTGCGGCCCACGCTTTACCATTATTCGCGCAATGCCCTACGACCGCCCTTATACCGTTATGGCGGCGTTTCCGCTCTGTCCGCAGTGTGACCAGGAGTATCGCGACCCGTATGACCGCCGCTTCCACGCCCAGCCGGTAGCCTGTCCGCTATGCGGCCCGCATCTGCAATGGCGCAGCGGCGATGCTTATGCGGAAAAAGAGGCGGCATTAACCGCGGCGGCAGAGGTGCTGAAAGCGGGCGGAATTGTCGCCGTTAAAGGCATTGGCGGCTTTCATCTGGCCTGCGACGCGCGAAACCCCGACGCGGTGGCAACGCTGCGGGCGCGCAAGCGCCGTCCGGCAAAACCGCTGGCGGTGATGCTGCCGGACGATGGCGGTCTGCCGACGGCGGCGCGGGAGTTACTCAACGCGCCCGCCGCGCCGATAGTGCTGATCGACAAACGGTACGTTGCTTCACTGTGCGCGGAGATTGCCCCCGGGCTGAGCGAAGTGGGGGTGATGCTGCCCGCCAATCCGTTACAGCATCTGCTGATGCAGGCGCTGAATTGCCCGCTGGTCATGACCTCCGGCAACCTCAGCGGCAGGCCGCCCGCGATGAGCAACGCTCAGGCGATGGAGGATTTGCAGGCGATTGCCGACGGCTTCCTGCTGCACAACCGTGATATCGTGCAACGGATGGATGATTCGGTGGTACGCGAAAGCGGTGAAATGCTGCGACGTTCGCGGGGCTACGTGCCGGATGCCCTGGCGCTGCCGCCGGGATTTCATGACCTGCCGCCGATGCTGTGTCTGGGGGCGGATCTGAAAAACACCTTTTGTCTGCTGCGCGGCGGTCAGGCGGTGCTGAGCCAGCATCTGGGCGATCTCAGCGACGATGGCATTCAGGGCCAGTGGCGCGAGGCGCTGCGCCTGATCCAGAATATCTACGACTTTACGCCAGAGCGCGTGGTGCGCGACGCGCATCCCGGCTATGTCTCCGGTCAGTGGGCCAGCGAGATGAACCTGCCGACAGAAAGCGTGCTGCACCATCACGCCCATGCCGCGGCCTGTCTTGCCGAGCACGGCTGGCCGCTGGACGGCGGCGATGTTATTGCGCTGACGCTGGACGGTATTGGCATGGGCGAAGCGGGCGCGCTATGGGGCGGAGAGTGCTTGCGGGTGAACTACCGCGAGTGTGAACATCTCGGCGGTCTGCCCGCCGTGGCGCTGCCGGGGGGCGATCTCGCCGCCCGCCAGCCGTGGCGGAATCTGCTGGCCCACTGTTTACGCTTTGTGCCCGACTGGCAACAGTATCCGCAAACCGCCATGCTTCAGCAGCAAAACTGGCCGGTGCTGGCGCGCGCGATTGAGCGCGGCCTTAACGCGCCGCTGGCGTCGTCCTGCGGACGTCTGTTTGACGCCGTGGCGGCGGCGCTGGAGTGTACGCCAGTATCGCTCAGCTATGAAGGCGAGGCGGCCTGCGCGCTGGAAGCGCTGGCGACGCAGTGTGACGAGGTAACCCATCCGGTGACCCTGCCGCTCAGCGGCAATCAGCTGGATCTGGCGACCTTCTGGCGTCAGTGGCTGAACTGGCAGGCGACGCCCGCTGCGCGCGCATGGGCGTTTCATGACGCGCTGGCGCAGGGCTTTGCCGCGCTGATGCGTGAACGGGCCGCGGCGAGGGGGATCGCCACCCTGGCGTTCAGCGGCGGCGTAATGCACAACCGATTACTGCGCGCGCGGCTGGCATTTTATCTCTCTGATTTTGAACTGTTATTCCCGCAGCAGCTTCCGGCGGGCGATGGCGGGCTGTCATTCGGGCAGGGGGTTATCGCGGCGGCGCGCTGGCTGGCAAGCCAAAAATAA